The nucleotide sequence CGTAGCTGGTCACGTAGTAGTGGAcagggggctgtgctggggctgcttccGGCTGCCTGGGCActgtggggatggaggaggggACCCTCAGCTCTTAAACAACTCAGCTGCAGCATACCCAGCAGTTGAGCTGTTTTCCCCTAAAAATAAGCAGGAAGCCCTGCTGGTGTCAGGACAGCCATTGTCAACCTCTTTGGCCCCAGGGAGAGGAAGTGCGTGCTTAGAGTACCTGTTTCCAGGAGGGGAGCTGGCATTTTCCACCAGACACGAGCTCCTCACCACTTAGAGTCACTAGATACGTCCCTTCATCTCTGTGCAGCCCATTCAATTCCCTGCTTCTGGTCAGATCACGCTGtggctctgccttcccatgTAGGCAAAGACAGGACACCACCATCACATGCCTCCCTCGGGCCAGGGCTCTGCTCCACCACCACCAGGCTCACCTTTGGGtaagagcagctctgcaccaaACCGATGCCCGCACGTTCCACAGGTTTTAACATCTTCCTTTGTGCTGTAAAGGAAAAAGCTAAGAAAGAGCTGCTCAGCCCAATGGGCATTGCAACAGCACCCGTCAGGCTCCAGCCCTACAGTGCTGAGCGAGCGCATACATACACGGGGATCTTGCTGTCCATGTCTGGCCAGATGAGCTCTGCGGGACAGCCGTCCGTGCGGCAAGGGGTCTTCACGCACATGTGCAGCCCTGGCCACTCTTCGGAGAGCTTCTGGATGATGAACACAACCGCCATGAGGAAGTCCCAGGCAAACTGGAATCCTTCCAGACAAAAGAAGAGAGGCACTGTTACCCACAGCAGCCCTACAGGGGCCTGGGAGCCACACAACTTGCTTCCAGCCCTGTTGTGGCCAACCACCACCAGAACAGGCGTACCAGCACAGTTTGTCATCTTAACCAAAGCATGGTAGCCTTCAAGGGCAACTTAAAGATGCGCTGAGAGAGTTACTTCCCTCACATGGCCCTTTGCCTATTCCTTGGTGCTCCTCACCTGTTGTTCCTTCTGGCTTCCTGTACCGCAGCTCCAGGTAGCTGTATGCTCGCTGGTTGTTCTCTTTGAGCAGCAGAGGTTTGCCATTGCATACGAGCAGGCAGGTCGCCTTGGCCACCCAGTACGTGGAGTAGAAGGAGCAAGCTTTCACAAGGAACCTGCAAAGAGATTGCCTGTGGCTTTAACCACCCTCCCCTCCACTTACTTATATCCCACAGTGGGAGAAAATGTGGCAATGGGTTGAcctgaaaaatatgaaaacagtttCAGTATGAAAACAGAGCCAAAATAGAGCTAGAAGCTGAATGAGGACCATGGCtcaagcagcaggagcagcctgtTAAAGCAAGAGCTGCTTCCAGGTTTGGTTGCCTTATAAAACCCTAGATACAAGTCAAGAACCCTACAATGATAGGAGGcctttcagaaactgaaagaggCCCAGTGGAAAGTGGTCTAGTCCCAGAGGAAAACGGGCCTTCCTCCACACCCTGCTGTAGTGGGACTGTGAgacctggaggcattcaaggctgggttggacggggccttgggcagcctgatctggtgggtggcagagCTGCCCATGGCAACGGGTTGGAACTGGAACCCActccattctgtgattctatgatattacTTCCAACTGCCTGGATAGGCACAAACTAGCTCAATGAACTGCCAAAACCCACTCCACATGGCAGGTGATGCAGAAGGAACATTATCCTTGCATCTGGACAGGGGACATCACAGTGATCCATCCAGGGCTCCCCAAGTCCGGGGCAGAGCTAAGACTGCACCCTGGTCTCCTGAGTCCTGGCTTCATGCCTCAGCTGTCACGGCCTCAACAGCTGAGGGCTTGCTGATAGTCGTACCTGCTCTGCGCCCAACCAACCCCAGTGAGGGGCCTGCCAGACGCCTCGGCCAGGAGCTGGACAACACTGCTCACCTGTGGAAGAAGCCCTCAGGTATCTCAGGTGAGAAGTAGGTACGAATGTGGAGGTCATCACGGTGATCTCCTCCCCACACGTTAGTGACCTCTTCAGTCTGGTTCAGGTAGGTTGGGAACAAGTACCAGGAGTCGCCTTGGCCGGGTGTTGTCTCCCATGTCTTCCCAGGCACAAACTCACTGGCCAGAGGATTGAGTGCCTTGGCTTGCCTCACCTCCAGGCAGAGCTCAAAGTGCTGCAGGAGGCTAAAGAGCTTCCCTTTCCCCATGCGGGTCTTGTCCCCCATGATCTCTTCAAAGATGTCCTGCATCCCTTCCGAACAGAGCTGGTACTTCACCAAAGCACGCACTGCCTGGTGGCACAGCATTGCCTTGGACTTGAAGGCACACACCCAGTTGGACCTGTCCCTGATGGTGGCGTGTTCGGCAATCAACGCGTCCACAGAGatgctctccagctgctggaCCAGGCGGTCCCTCACGAGGAGCTAGGCaagaagagagggaaatgaGAGGCTGTGGTGAGAGGACCGTGGCAAAGCTTGGGCCCTGCAGAGTCCTATTCCCCATGCTCACCTTGAACGTAGTTATTAGGAAGGTGGGCTGTAGAAAGACAGTGCTTTCCAGGTGCTTGATTTCTTCATACCACACAATAAGGCCGATGCGGTGCAGGTAGCGCAAGATATCCTGGAGAAGCTCTCTGTCCAGGTTGGCCAGGCGCTCCCGCTGGGAGAGTTCACTGAGCAGGTACTGGAGGTCCATCATGCCTAGAGGGAGACGTAGGTGCTCAGCGCACCCATCTCATAGCACAGCTGCCAAGCCAGCAGTCAAAGGCTGCTTTTCAGGGCCAACAAGCACCAGCAGGGCCCAATGTCACCCTGTCCCTAAGTAGCAGTTGAGACCAATGAGCTATGCATTAAATAAAGTTTGCAAGACATAGGTTTGGAAGCCAAAGAGAAGCATTAAAACTATCCCTCTTCCTCCTGGAAGACACCATGAATTTAAAGTGTTTATACAGggcaaagaggagaaagagcaaCATTACAGACTATGCTGCCAGTTGAAAGCTCCTCCATCCACAGGCTGACAGATGCTGGCAGAGCCTTCATGTGAAGAAGAACTTGCccttttcccttgcttttcctTAGGCCACAGAGTCAGATGCTAGCAATAGGATAGATATTAGAAATTCCTCCCTCCTTTGAGGATcagggcactggaacaggctgaccatGGAAGCTGCAAacaccccatccctggaagcattcaaggccaggttgctTGGGGCTTTGGGCATCCTGGCCTGTTGGAAGTGTctctgcctatggcaggggtttggaactaggtgatctttgaggtcctttccaactcaaaccattctacatCAGACAAAGCCAGGCAATGACAATGGCTGCTCCTTACAAGATCTTCAGCAGCCTACAAAGAGGGACCTCAGAGAGCCTGTCCCTCTCAGAACAGCGGTAAAGTGAAGAATGAGGAAGCGCTCACCGTGGTCTGCCATCTCCTCACTCTGGGTGATATCCACGATGGCAGCTTCCACCTCCCGGTAGACGGGTGGCAGCACACGGACAACTTCAGGGAATAGCTCATTGTTCCTCACATGTTCCAGAATTGTGGCTTCGAGCTTTTTGATATCATGGTGATCTGTGCAGTTGACAGCAACCAGGTCTAAgatctgaaagacagaaagcacATACCTGCCAAAAGCAAAGCCAGCAGAGGCCACCGTGATGATGGCCAGTGAGGTGACAGGGTGACCTAATGCTTTAGAGGCCACCAAGGAGGTGGAGCAAGGTGTATGCCAGTAAGCATTAAGCAAAATGCTAGATACCCTGCTGAGGAAAGCCAAGCAGCTATCTGTTTGCCCAGCGATGCTCGATATTCTTGGATGGTTGCCACACTATACAGACAACATGCTGAGCAAGTGCCTGGCCCAGCTTCAGTAAGAGTTTGGCTTCAGACACATCCcgaagttccttccaacctggcCTCCCCTGCCACTCTACAACAAGGACAGGGCAGCCTGTACAGACGGGCAAAGCACCCCTTCCATGGAGAGGGCACCTCCATCACCTTTGCCatgagggcagtgaggctgctcggaggagctgtggatgcctcatccctggaggtgttcaaggccaggtcgAATGGAGCCttgggcagtctgatctggtaggtgacagccctgcccatggcagggggttggggctggatggtctttaaggtcctctcctacccaatccattctgtgattctaggattACAGCTCTGTCTCTGTATTGCAGCTGTCCCCAGAAAACCATCCGCCTGCACCAcgatatttgcaaaataaatttctttgtCCTATTTCCCCCCCCTTTTGAAGGAGTGGAGGACTaggctgaaaaaaacaaagtggatATGTCTTCATACAACATGCAGTTGCCTCACACTCCTCCCCAGGCCCTTGCTACAAGCCATGAGCAGAGATGTCCATCAGAGAGCAGCGAGAAGGAACCAGAGGGTCACAGTCAGCAGTTACGGCCCTGTGGTTCGTATGAAATGTTGCCACCTTGATCCCAACcccatgcagctgctgcagtaaCTAACTGCCTGATTTGTCAGCAGTGGGTAACCATCCCTATTAGGACGCTGTGCTAGGTGAAGCCAGTCCATGACATACCACCTCTGCATCAGCCACCCTACTAAACCTGCCCATGTGAGCAAGCCCAAATCCTGCAAGCTTGCCTAGTTTCCCTAACAGCTGCAGTAAATCCACAGTAATCTCAGCCCTACGGTTAACGTGCAACTCTCCATCTCCTTCAGCCTCTCCCACTGGTCCACATAAACCTCAGGCTCCTCACTCTCCTCCAGATTGTTGATGAAGTGAGTGAGGTTGCTCTTCCTCTCTGCCAGCATGGCCGTGATCTTGGCCATGATGTTGGACCTCTTCTCCTCCACCTCTTGCTTCTGACAACAGTCCACGTGTGTTCCCACAGGAAGCACCACCGAGTTTGGGACTCGCATGAACAGGTTGTTGATCCAGAAACCAACAAGGTCCTTGAAAGCATCATCATTAGTTTGGTACctagggaggaaaagaaagaaaagcccaaGTTCACATCTAGTGCTTTTCCATAAGCACAGGCCTAACCATGCACTCTGTGCTGTCCCAGGGACTTTCTATAGAAGAATTCAGATGTCCTAAGTTGTCATGGACCATACCCAAGCCCATCCTTAAGTTGCCCATCCTTAGTCTAAGCCATTTAAAGCTGGGTGCCGTAGCAGAGCCCTTCCCTGTTGTGGATGGGAGCAGGATTCGTCTGTACCGAAAAGCTCAACCCTGATGCGCTCTCAATTTTCAGGGTGCACCAGAAGCCTTGTAGAGGTATTGCcaaggcagaaagcaaagctggtGACCACTTAGATTATCTTGTCAGAAGCTAAGATACACCTGATGTCTCAAAATAGAGGAATTTGTTAAGGTGCTTTAATAAAATGTATGATCTACAAAAAGAGGGAGACAGAGAGCTAGTTagtgctgctgagaaaagagCACTTACCTAGATGCAATGGAAATGGCATCAACAATggaaacagaaggggaaaagttACCCACTCaagatacattttccttttcccacttTCCCCTGAATTCAGCTCTTACATGTGAAGGTTGATGACGAGGATGACAAGTGCCTGTGGCGTGATGAACACGTGGTGTGTCATGTAATACTCCAGCTGGCCAGCAAAGTCCCAGAAGAGAAAGGTGAAGTCCTCAATCCGAAACTCACTGATCTCTATCCCAACTGTTCGCTCTTCCTTGGGCACCAGTTTGGCTTGCCTCTGCTTCAGGCTTTTGCAGATGGTAGATTTCCCAGCCAGCGAGGCCCCCAGGAACATGGCCTTGATCCTCTTGTCCTCCTGCCCTGAACCATGTTGAAGCTGGTTGAAATAATTCAGGATCTGCTGGACACCACCTGCACACACCTCACTGGGTGGCTCCCTGAGCGGGTTCCCGTTGGCCTTGAACATTTTCAGGGATTGTCCCTGGAACAGCTCCCTGGGGAGCTGGCGAAGGGCATTGTTCTGCACATGGAGCTCCTGTAGGTTCGTCAGCTGCAGGACCGGCTGGGGGAAGGTTCGGAACAGGTTGTTGGAGATGTTGAGGTACTGGAGGCTGCCTCCACAAGCTGCCAGGTCCTTGGGAAGAGCACTGAGACGGTTGTTGTTCAGCCGCAAGTGTTTAAGCCTGGGGAGATGGCAGAAAATGCCCTCTGGGATGACCCGGATTTGGTTCTGATTCAGTTCAAGCTTCTCTAAATAGACCAGGCTCTGGATTTCATTGGGAAAGTCCACAATCTCGTTCTTGGATACGATGAGCTTCTTCAGGTTGCCAAGTTTAGAAATGCCGGTGATGCTCCTGAGTTTGTTCCTGTCGAGGTCAAGGCTTTCCAGGCTGGGGTTACTGAGGACTGCTGGAGGCAGCACGCGCAGCCTTTGGGTGGAGAGCGTCACCTCCCGCAAACAgtcctgctcctgccctggcATATGGGACAGCAAGGGTGGTTAAGGACCGGTTGGAAGAGAGACTTTCACTTAAGGCTGCAGGTCATCGGGTCCCTTGAGACCTCGAGCTTGGCAAAACATTAATTTAGCCCAgcatggaaaagcagaagcaaaacacaAGAGCCGCCTGAACAGCACAACCACAGCAAGAGGATCTTGTCTGGGCCTGAAGACACAGGAAGCCATAGAAGAAACGTTGCCCACCAGACTTTGACCAGGAACCCAAGAGCCACATAAACAGCTTTGCTCTCACTACAAGAACTTCAGCAGTAGATGCATCTACCCTAATCTCAGCTGTGGGCCAGCAGGACAGAGATGCCACGTGGAGGATTGCTGCTCTCCAAATAACTCGCTGTCGCACTGccgcccagccccagctccagcctgcaGCCGGGGGACGTGCTGAGGCCAGGGCTGGTGAGCACAGACACTTCCTCTCTCACATCCTCACCCTCCAGATGGGTGCTGCAATTCCCCGaattgctgcagctgccagcctgATGCTGGGCAATAACGCAGAGGCAGCGAAGGTCTCTCAGAGAATAGGGAACAGGCAAAGGGAGCTGCAAATGGGCTACAGGCAGTCCCAGGAGGGGCTACttagagaaaaatgatttgcaCGTGGGGAGAGTTAGGGTGAGGGGATGAGGATGACACAACATCAGAACAAAACATGGTTGAACTCGCTCTCCTCTCGTTTCACTTCCTTGCTAGTTGATGTCAAGCATGTAACTCCCTTGTGCAAGATGCCCTGCTCAGGAATGACTTGCCGGCTTTCATCACCACCAGCTAAATCTGAAGCATGCAACCAGCCCTCCTGGAAAGCAAGCTCTGACCCACTTCCAAGCACCTCTCTGCCATTTCCTCCAGAAAGATAAGCCCCAGGatccccccccgccccccgaCCCAGGCCCTGTGAGCAGCACAAAGCTCTGGGCAGCTACTCACAGGCTCTGGGCTGGGCCATGGCCCTGTAGCGTGGCACCAGCTGGATCCTCTGTTCGCTCAGTCTCcccttttcatttcctcctgttGTCTGGCTCCCCGCCTCCCCGTGCTCTGTCTGGGAACCCCACCCTCTTTCTCCATCCATCCCCAGGGCAGCTCCTAACAACCCAAGCACCCCTGGCTGGAAACCAAGCCCTCATTCACCATGCTGAAGTACCAAGAGAAAGGGATTCCAGTCTCCTATCTCCAAATGCCTGGAATTTGCAGGACTTGGGAGCTGACCCCTTCTCAGGCCCTCCactatttgcattttcttttcctacgCTTATCAGgtagaaaacagcaaaactgcaTAGCAACTTAATTGTTCTTAAATCCTCATGGTGGAGCAAGGTAAGGCTCCTCTACCAACATGTACTGCTTGATAATGAGGAAGCATGTCCCACACAGAAATGACCAGCCCCCCCAAGTCCCTGGCCCCCCAGTGCTGTCTGCAGGGCCTTGCATAAGACAGATCTTCGCTTCTGCAAGGACACCACTCTGTTTCAGTGCTACTACATAAAAACCAGAGAACTTATTCCTATAAAGATCTCTTCCAAAGCCACTCTAGAGGTCATCTATGTGATGAAGATCACGTAGGAGCGGGTCTCAAGTCAACCTCCACTTTGGTGTTACTACAGTTGTGGAGCAGGGAAAGGACATCCACAGGCTACACTACCACCCAACTGCAGCATGCATTCAATACACAGAACTTCTTCCTCGTGTAACTTAAGGGGTAACCACTTCCAGGATGGGTTTTTCAGCTTCAGTGCTCCTCTAGGCAATGCAGGTGcagatgtaattaaaatataacagCGCTAACAGTATATACACTTCTGCTATATCTTGTGCCAGGCTATAATCTTTACTGCTAATTTAAGGCTAGGATCAACCAAAAATTGAATGTAGAAAATCAGTCTGAGAAGAAACCAGACTGTTTGTTATGGTCTTTCTGGTCAACAACATAGTTGCTTCCATTATTTAaccaaacttcatttttcaaaccAGCTATCCTTCTTTGTGTATATGGGTTATTCCAGAATCATACCTACGACAATCCAAAggtgtttcattttcagcttcagtATATTCACAACCTAGATCAGGCTCTCCTCCGGTATCAACAATACCACAAAGGTTTCTGAACTTTATCTTGTCAAGAATTCTATAAGAAGCATTTCTATTTACAATCCCATACCTACCAGTTAGGTGTATATTGTAGCTGAAAGTGTAGCTTTAAAACAAAGTCTTCTCTTCCAGGTGCTCTTCCATAGTATGCCTAAAAAGAGGATTCATTCCAAAATTTTCAAAGGAACCCAGAACTTCCCAACTCTTTGTTTATACTCCATTTATACTTTGATCTGAAGAACAGAGCAGGGAAAACCAACTCCAGAATGCTCTGGGCCTGTCAGCAGCACATCGCTTGGATGATGAATCATGGCAGTGAGGTGTTTCGCTAGGCCAGactggggaaaaagaataaaaaggcCTAAACTCAGCCACAGTCAAAATCATAGGATGCAAGTATGCAGACAGAAACCCCTCAGAAGCCTCAAGATAGAGGTCAGAAGATCAGAGCTCACTGAAAAGTCAGGTATATCAGCAACAGATCGGGAGCCTTGCTATTATTTTGTGAGCTAATCCCATGCTCATCAGGAAAAATACAGGCTGAAAAGTTGTTTGATAAAAAAATCATCCCGGAGAGCCTAACTGTTTACTCTTTAAGATAAGCAGCAGGACTACCTTCAAAGAAGGTAGTTCCCATGTGCACTCAGATTTACTGCTAACTGTTCCAGCAAACCAGCTATGTTCAGTTCCCATTGAAAGAAACAGCCAGCTCCTCCCTTCAGCTTGTTAAATGCCTAAGGCAGGCAAAAGGAGAAAGGTGTTTGTGTCAGATTCAAAAGTGCTGAATATATTTCTAACTATTTCAAACGATCACTTCAAGCATTGGttgctctgcagttctgctcaCGGGAACAAGGGgtgcttttaaagaaagcaagttGAAGTCATTACACATGCAAGACTCCCTGCttcttgagaagaaaagcagtccTCCTCCTCCCTAGGAGGAACAATCACTTATCCAACTCCAATCTTCTAGAAACAGAGCATTCCTTATGCGTGCATTTTTATACAGAACCGCCAGAGAAAGAGGCAAACAAATGAGACCTGCTATGGGACTAAAACCAttcaaaataactttataaATTCTgtcacatttctgctttgtacaTCAGTTCAATCTTGTTCCTCAAGCTTGTTACTGAAAATTCACAAcgtttgctttttgtttcagttttcctgaaAGGCAGACACAAAACCAGCCATCAGTGCGTTATTTACAGAAGTGCAACATAATCTCCCTCCCCAAAATCAAACTTTTCACTAACGAGATACTTccaacagaatgaaaataaacaccACATCTTGAGCAGTGTTTCTGAAGTCAATTTATAAAGGTTAGCTCATTTCTGCAATCCCCAAACGACAGAGCGAGTAAAGCATCGCTCACCATCGAGCAGGCTAAAAATACCACATTTCAAGTATTAAATCAGAAATTTCTAAAGACGATCCATATTTCGATAAATAAACACAAGGGAAACAGTATACAGCTCTCAATATACTGTATATGAAAAGTGGTGTCCAGTTTCAAACTTTTAGCAAGACAGGTGCACAGCCCAAAAATGTGATCAAAGTAACCCTGAAAACGGTAGCAATCCGGGAGTCCTAAATGCAAatctcttctttgtttctcctgGAATTACTCTGCTGGTCTGAGGCATTTGATTGTTATCGAGTTCTACATCTataggtaataaaaaaaaaacaacaaaactccaAGCTCATTCCCATATGGAAACAATTCAAAAGCAGGTTCAGCAGATAAATCCTATTATAATCTTGCTTCTCTGCAATTTGTTTTTGATGAGATGTTACTGCAGATCTGTTATTCCTTCTGGAACAATGTTCTCAGCCAGAAAAAGTTCAAGTCAAGTCACATTGGCTGCAAGCTTGCTCTCAGTTTTCCATTTCACGAGCATCTTCACCATCGGACTTCTTATGTTTCCTCATATGTTTGTACTTTTCCACATACGCCTTCACCAGATTAGCTACCTTCACAGGGTTGATCTCTCCACTTTTGCTGTGGCAGATCTACAAGGGATTAGAAAAGGTATTCAGTCAGTGAAAGGTATTACAGCAGCTCAGGAAGACAAGTGATCAGGAAACACTAAGCTTCCCAGAAGGACCAACTCCTACAAAGGCTCTAGAGCCTCATGCCAGGGCACGTAAAGTAGACAACAAGGATTAAAAAGTTCTCACCAACATCAGGTTAGGTCTATCCTCTATAGCTATTTGTAAAATGCACAACATATCTTGGTCTAAATGCACCCAAGCACGTCATATCAAACTCCTATCTGTGATGAGTGCTGCCATTCCTGTCCTGTCTCGAACAGTTCAGTCTCTGCTCTGTAACAATGAAACTTCCTGAGCAGATATATCCAAGTGTCAGAATAACCTGGCACAAGAGCCTAGGCTAACGACTTCCACAGAGATGTGTATCACTACGCCCACAAGAACTGTATTAGAACACCACTACAGTAGTTATGCTTGCTCAAAGACTAGCTAAGAAGTCCTCAAAACCAGCCATGCCCTGTAACCCCAGCTTGTCTCTTCTGCACAAGTAATATTTAGCCCCAAGAGATGGACGCAGTTGTGCTTTCACACCTCTGCCACCGCAATAGGTGGAACAGTGCTCACTGGCAAGATTCTACCTTAAGGATCCCAGAGATCACCCCAGCACTTATCTACTGAGCACTAACTGAATGCAGAAGTGTCTCCGCAGGTAGAATTAGTCACTTTTAATGCAGGGCTTTCCTGTGGTTTCTAATTAACATAGCAAACTGCACTGCCGTTGTCCAGCAAATTCTACACAATACGTGGTAAGTAAGTGTTAACTTCCCATTTTTTTGATGATTTAGAGGAAGCAATgctcagagagaaagaatgtgTCAGTTCTGAGGACCCGTTC is from Numida meleagris isolate 19003 breed g44 Domestic line chromosome 6, NumMel1.0, whole genome shotgun sequence and encodes:
- the LOC110402122 gene encoding malignant fibrous histiocytoma-amplified sequence 1 homolog isoform X1, which gives rise to MDGERGWGSQTEHGEAGSQTTGGNEKGRLSEQRIQLVPRYRAMAQPRAWQEQDCLREVTLSTQRLRVLPPAVLSNPSLESLDLDRNKLRSITGISKLGNLKKLIVSKNEIVDFPNEIQSLVYLEKLELNQNQIRVIPEGIFCHLPRLKHLRLNNNRLSALPKDLAACGGSLQYLNISNNLFRTFPQPVLQLTNLQELHVQNNALRQLPRELFQGQSLKMFKANGNPLREPPSEVCAGGVQQILNYFNQLQHGSGQEDKRIKAMFLGASLAGKSTICKSLKQRQAKLVPKEERTVGIEISEFRIEDFTFLFWDFAGQLEYYMTHHVFITPQALVILVINLHMYQTNDDAFKDLVGFWINNLFMRVPNSVVLPVGTHVDCCQKQEVEEKRSNIMAKITAMLAERKSNLTHFINNLEESEEPEVYVDQWERLKEMESCTLTILDLVAVNCTDHHDIKKLEATILEHVRNNELFPEVVRVLPPVYREVEAAIVDITQSEEMADHGMMDLQYLLSELSQRERLANLDRELLQDILRYLHRIGLIVWYEEIKHLESTVFLQPTFLITTFKLLVRDRLVQQLESISVDALIAEHATIRDRSNWVCAFKSKAMLCHQAVRALVKYQLCSEGMQDIFEEIMGDKTRMGKGKLFSLLQHFELCLEVRQAKALNPLASEFVPGKTWETTPGQGDSWYLFPTYLNQTEEVTNVWGGDHRDDLHIRTYFSPEIPEGFFHRFLVKACSFYSTYWVAKATCLLVCNGKPLLLKENNQRAYSYLELRYRKPEGTTGFQFAWDFLMAVVFIIQKLSEEWPGLHMCVKTPCRTDGCPAELIWPDMDSKIPVTKEDVKTCGTCGHRFGAELLLPKVPRQPEAAPAQPPVHYYVTSYGTTTFGPSSIHVTRQNISSE
- the LOC110402122 gene encoding malignant fibrous histiocytoma-amplified sequence 1 homolog isoform X2, whose amino-acid sequence is MDGERGWGSQTEHGEAGSQTTGGNEKGRLSEQRIQLVPRYRAMAQPRAWQEQDCLREVTLSTQRLRVLPPAVLSNPSLESLDLDRNKLRSITGISKLGNLKKLIVSKNEIVDFPNEIQSLVYLEKLELNQNQIRVIPEGIFCHLPRLKHLRLNNNRLSALPKDLAACGGSLQYLNISNNLFRTFPQPVLQLTNLQELHVQNNALRQLPRELFQGQSLKMFKANGNPLREPPSEVCAGGVQQILNYFNQLQHGSGQEDKRIKAMFLGASLAGKSTICKSLKQRQAKLVPKEERTVGIEISEFRIEDFTFLFWDFAGQLEYYMTHHVFITPQALVILVINLHMYQTNDDAFKDLVGFWINNLFMRVPNSVVLPVGTHVDCCQKQEVEEKRSNIMAKITAMLAERKSNLTHFINNLEESEEPEVYVDQWERLKEMESCTLTILDLVAVNCTDHHDIKKLEATILEHVRNNELFPEVVRVLPPVYREVEAAIVDITQSEEMADHGMMDLQYLLSELSQRERLANLDRELLQDILRYLHRIGLIVWYEEIKHLESTVFLQPTFLITTFKLLVRDRLVQQLESISVDALIAEHATIRDRSNWVCAFKSKAMLCHQAVRALVKYQLCSEGMQDIFEEIMGDKTRMGKGKLFSLLQHFELCLEVRQAKALNPLASEFVPGKTWETTPGQGDSWYLFPTYLNQTEEVTNVWGGDHRDDLHIRTYFSPEIPEGFFHRFLVKACSFYSTYWVAKATCLLVCNGKPLLLKENNQRAYSYLELRYRKPEGTTGFQFAWDFLMAVVFIIQKLSEEWPGLHMCVKTPCRTDGCPAELIWPDMDSKIPVTKEDVKTCGTCGHRFGAELLLPKGRATA